DNA sequence from the Fibrobacter sp. UWB11 genome:
TGCGCGCAGCCTTTACCGAAACTTTCCCAGTTACAAGCGGACGTTCCGGACGGTTCATCTTGTCACTTTCCAAATCCAGAATGTCGTTCTGGATATTCGCAAAGCCAATGGCAAAAGCAAAACCAAGCGCCTGCACTACCCATCCAAGGCGAAATTCGGATTCGCCATACGAAACCATTACAAAGTAAGGATAACTCGCCCCAAGCAATTCATAACCGATAAGCAACGTAATCACGGCAATTACGATATTTACAGGGCGGGTCATTTTGAGAAGGGCTGCAAGCATCACCTACAAATATACAAATATTGCTTATCTGTACTTCAATTCAGGGTGCGCTTCGTAGTACGCATTCTTAAAGGCATACATGCGCTCATCGGCAAGTCGCATCGCCTTGCGAATGTCCTTCTTGCCATAACAAGAGCCTATCGAGAAACGGACATCTTCTGTTTTTCCCGACAAGAAATGGACTCGAGCAAGACGGTTCTGCAATTCGTCTTCTTCAATTGCGGGGATAAGAATCATAAATTCGTCACCACCCGCACGGTACACATCGCCATCATGGAATACTGCCTGCAAAATCGAGGCCGCCGAGCACAACATTGTATCGCCAGCACTATGGCCTTGGTCGTCGTTCACACGCTTAAGCCCATTCAAATCTGCAAAAAGCACAGCCACCGGCACAGGTTCGTGACCTGCGACAATTTCGTCAACACGGTTGTTCATCACATTTCTGTTCTTAACGCCCGTCAACGAGTCTATTGTACTCATAATTTCAAGTTTGTTCAAAAGCTGATAACTTGCAATTTCAGAAGCAAGGAAGAACGTCGTCACTTCGAGAGTTTCCTTAATCTTCATTACATCGTCAACATTGAAATTGATGACCCACATGTAACCGAGATGTTGTTTACCATGCCGGAGCGAGAAAAGCACCACACTATGGACTCCGGCCTGTTTGAGCGATTCTGCCCAAATCGGGTTTTGCTCACGCAGCTTTTCCATATCGCGTTCATCTTTTATGATAATACACGTGCTACCCGCAAGCGTATCCGGCCACGTTTTAGCCACATTGTAAAAGTCATTGATGTAGCGCGACATCGGGAACAAGCCCCTCCCTTCGCGAAGCGATTCCGCAAAGTTCGTACAGCTACGCTTTTCATCATCCACCAGCAAAATGCAGCAATGGCCGGCACCACAAATATCGCAAATGTCCCCCACAACTTCCTGGAACGCACTCCTCACGTCTTCCGAGCCACGCAGTTTGATGCAAGACTTCAACACATTAGAGGCCGTTTCCGCAGACAGGTCCGCCATTGCAGAAGAATCCGCCTTGGGGGCGACATCATAACAATAAAAGCAATAACCAATATTTTCTTGGTCAGAATCCAGCGGCAACAGGAACATATTGAGCCACAGATTCATCATGTAGAGATTGACATAAGCATGAAGCGGTCTGTTTTCACGAATACAGCAGCAGCAATGCTCTTCAAAATTCGGATTTTTCGGGAAACATGCTTCATACGGACAGCCAGGCACAAAAGGATGATGTGTCAAGGCTTCGATATCTTCACAATGCGCCTTGTTGCCAGCAACAACGCGGATATTCCCATAGGAACCGTCTGGGAAAAACTCGACCGAAACGACACAGGCCTTCCCTCTGTGGTGCGATAATAAGCTATCAAAATCCATGTGGATGTCCCCTCTTTAATCGACAGGTATTTACTAATATATATCTTTTTATTTAGAATATACCGCCTCGCAGACGCCCCTAAGCCCAAAACACGCAATTTTGGCCATATTTTCGGTGTTTTTTCGACAACACATCCTTTTCAAACAGGCAAAAACTATATTCTGCACATGAAATTTGCGGCAATCCTCGTATTAAGCCTCTCGCTACTGATCACAAGCACATTTGCCGTGTCGCTTACACCTCCGCAGGTTTATGCCGTAAAAGAAGACCGCTCGATGGCATCGAATATAGACACATCAAACACATTCTCCCCTTTAAAAGCTTTAGTTGCAGGAACCTCTATTGGACTTACTATAGGCGGACTCGGGATGATGGGCCTAGGAATTACCGGCATGGTATGGTCATTCTAACAAAAAAAGCACTCCGCAATTGCGAAGCGCTTTTTTACATTACTTGTTTGTTGGAGATTATTTGTTGCCGCTACGGAGTTTAGAACCAACAGCGCGGAGAATATCCTTGACCTGTTTTTCGCTAATCGTAGAAGTTTCGCCACTCTTAGCAAGGCCCGTTGCGTTGTGGAAATTCTTCAGCACATCAACGCACTCTGCCGATGCAAGAATATCTTGGTCGTAAAGTTCGAAGTTAAAGAAGTCATCCGTTTCGCCACTATCAAATTCGTCTTGATAATTCTTGAACGCCTTAGAGCAATCGGCCTTATTATAAGCATAAAGGAAATCATGCTTGACAGTGCAAGTCTTGCCCGCATAAGAAAGCGTGTAATTAATGGATGTTTCCGAATGGGAGACATAAGCCATTTCAAGACCTTGGATGCTAATCTTATCGCATTCCATCTTCACAGAAGACTTCGGGACCTTGGCGATTTGAGACATCGTTTCTTGCATTTCGCCAAAATTCTGGAATAGACACGGCGTGTTGATATAAATAACTTCATTATAATAAGGATCTTCGAGCACAACGCCTTCGATGAGCGCATTGTTCACAGTCGAGGCCTTATAGAAGTTTCCATTCGGGAACGATTCCCCTGCAATAGTCTTAAAAGCATAAACGTTTGAACCAGCACCATCGCCCAAATCAATTTGCGCCTTATCATCATCGGACTTTGTTATAGAACCACGCTGAGTCGTCGTTTTCCATACAGGCTCATTTGCATATGCCGTGCAAGACGCTTTAACAATATCCAAAGTTCCATCGGCAGCATAATTAAATTCGCCCATTTGAGTTACAATGAAACCTGTCGGGAGAGTCGGTGTCGGAGGGCCCGGGACTGCCGCCGTAGCGCTATTATCAGAAGATGATAAACAACCTGTCAATGCTAAAGTTGCGGCGGGAAGGAGAGCCAAGAGCTTTTTCATATAATCCTCTTTATTAAATTGTCTTTACCAATGTATATTAATTTTATGATTCCCGTATCAGTTTGATTGTATTTATTCTCAAAATACAATCTTTGTCTGAAACAGACCATCTTTTGCCAAAAATTTTTGCATAAAAAGTAAAACCCGCACTAAGGCGGGTTTTAAAGTTTGTTTTCGCGACATTCGCCTTACCAGCTTTGCGCAGGCGCAAGACTCTGCGCCTCGGTCATGCCGGCAAGCAAGCTTGCCGTCGCGACTCTCGGCTTACCAGTCTTTGGCAGGGCGGACTTGGCCGCGGACGGGTTTCCAAGGCTTGCGTTCGCCGTTTTGTTCGTCAAAGTCCTTGAGGAGCTGGGCAGCTTCTTCAGGAGTCAACTCACCAGGCGCAAGCGGCTGCGGTTGTTCTTGATCGGAACCGTTGCTATCGCTGGAATTGCCTTCGGACTGTTCGGGCTGTTGCTGTTCACCAGAACCGCCATTGCTATCGGAACTTTGCTGTTGGCTGTCGCTAGATTGACCATTCTGACCTTGATTCTGTTGATCCTGATTTTGGTCATTCTGGGCGCTAGAAGAACTCTGGTCACCATTTTGATTCTGGTTCTGATCCTGATTTTGGTCCTGATTATTTTGGTCTTGATTCTGGTCGTTCTTAGGATCGTTTTTCTTATTTTCGTTCTTCTGCTCATCCTTCGCTTCGTGAATGCGATCGAGGAGCATCTGCAATTTTTGATCGTTCGGATAATATTGCAAGCCTTCGTTACAAGTAATTTCTGCAGTAGGCAAACGATTTTCAATATACTGGAACGCAGCATCGCCATAGTATGCAGAAGCCGACTTCGGAGCCGCGAATGCAACCACCGCAAAAAGCAATACAAAGCCCAACGCTACAGAGATCCTTCGACTCCGCCTAACGGCTCCGCTCAGGATGACACAATTCTCTCGTCTCTCGTCTTTCGTCTTTCGTCTCAGCATAGCCATTAGATCACCTCCAAATCGTTGTCGGTGTTGCTAGCGTCAATCTTGGCCTTGGGCTTACGACCGGCCTTGATTTCAATAATGTCATCAATGCGTTGCACGTGACCGCTCAACTGGCTTGCAGTTTCATCTTCAGCAATCAAGTTCTCGAGCATTTGCTTGCCTTCGGCATACTTGCCATCCTTGCAAAGCTGGAGAGCACGAGCCAAAACTTGTTTTGCCTTATCGCTCAGCGGAGGTTGTTTCTGGTCGTTCTGATTCTGGTTCTGGTCCTTGTTTTCTTTTTGCTTGTCGAGTTCTTCCTTGAGCTTGCGCTGGACAATTTCGACGTTCTTCTTTGCATTTTCAAAATCGTTGTCGAGGTCAATCGCCTTTTTCAAGTAAGCGACAGATTCACGCCAAGCGGCAATGCGGGCACTCGGTTCTTGAGCTTTTTCGCCAACACGGAAATGCGTATTCGCCAAATTGTAGGCAGCCTTGGCGGCCATTGCCTTATCGGGCATGCGCACGGCACTTTCGAGTTCCTTCTTGGCCTCTTCGAAATTCCCGAGCTTGTACTGGCACGTCCCAATGTTATAAAAGAGCAATGGATTTGCAGGTTCCTCTTGCCTAGCTTTCATATATTTTTCAAGCGCACCGGCATAATCACCAGCGGCATAAAGCTTATTGCCATCGTTGATAGGTCTTGCAAAACCCACCACGACCATAAGCATCATCAAAGAACATGTCTTAAAAACAGTAGAAATTCGCATATTCAACTTCTTCGGCTTTTTTCGAACACCAATATATCAAATTTCAACTTCTCAGAGTAATTTTGCAGGGGCCGCAACAATATATTTTCCAAAATTACGTACAGTAAACCCTTGCTGTTCAAACATTGAAAGTCTGGAATCCTTATTTTCCAAGAGATAAATCGCATGACTATCCACTCTGTTCATATCAAATGTAAAGACATAGCGATCAAATTCGTGCACGTAGAGGAACGCACTCGGGAAATTGATATAGCGAACCGTCGATAGGTACGAATTTAAATCCACCTTGCCATAAAAAAGCACACGGGGATAGCTCACGTTCGGGTCTACATAAATTTTGCCACCGGGTCTCACCAAAGATTGAGCAAAGTCCATTGCATCGCCAACGCCTTCGCAGAAATTCGAAGCAATTTGATCTTTGTACTTTGTAAAATACTCCCTTTCGAAATTTGCAAAGCTCAAGAGGTACGCCACCAGCGGCACGTAAATCATCTTGGGATGGATATAGCTAAACGCCAAAATAATCCCCTGTGCAGCCATTACAATTATCGGGATGAAAATCAGGTTTACGCGGTTCACATTGACACTGATTAAAATGCCAA
Encoded proteins:
- a CDS encoding diguanylate cyclase domain-containing protein, with the protein product MDFDSLLSHHRGKACVVSVEFFPDGSYGNIRVVAGNKAHCEDIEALTHHPFVPGCPYEACFPKNPNFEEHCCCCIRENRPLHAYVNLYMMNLWLNMFLLPLDSDQENIGYCFYCYDVAPKADSSAMADLSAETASNVLKSCIKLRGSEDVRSAFQEVVGDICDICGAGHCCILLVDDEKRSCTNFAESLREGRGLFPMSRYINDFYNVAKTWPDTLAGSTCIIIKDERDMEKLREQNPIWAESLKQAGVHSVVLFSLRHGKQHLGYMWVINFNVDDVMKIKETLEVTTFFLASEIASYQLLNKLEIMSTIDSLTGVKNRNVMNNRVDEIVAGHEPVPVAVLFADLNGLKRVNDDQGHSAGDTMLCSAASILQAVFHDGDVYRAGGDEFMILIPAIEEDELQNRLARVHFLSGKTEDVRFSIGSCYGKKDIRKAMRLADERMYAFKNAYYEAHPELKYR
- a CDS encoding tetratricopeptide repeat protein; translation: MRISTVFKTCSLMMLMVVVGFARPINDGNKLYAAGDYAGALEKYMKARQEEPANPLLFYNIGTCQYKLGNFEEAKKELESAVRMPDKAMAAKAAYNLANTHFRVGEKAQEPSARIAAWRESVAYLKKAIDLDNDFENAKKNVEIVQRKLKEELDKQKENKDQNQNQNDQKQPPLSDKAKQVLARALQLCKDGKYAEGKQMLENLIAEDETASQLSGHVQRIDDIIEIKAGRKPKAKIDASNTDNDLEVI